Proteins from a single region of Rhodospirillales bacterium:
- a CDS encoding TolC family protein, whose protein sequence is MTLARRMNPEVAVAALDSEAALARVDAAGRLPDPTFITEFKDIDRERQSALPEKLARVEYKIQQEFPLWGKLGLQEDVARARAGATRETQRAIELEIAARIKTVFAAYYAAFENWRLTKDLYGTVATLADVTQSRYAQGLGEQEDAIRAEVEKTRLRTELVRFEADQRQSAAQLNALLDRVEDMPLAAPESLRPLPDDSLSVSELLERARINNPTLGAAQSQIIAAEGDKALIRKSWYPDVTLGVTFQQFVDQEGRRSPGYEAMIGTTIPLQWGLREAWEREASANLAAARRRRDSAAASVRGELADSFYGLEGLRRIGTLLKDVQLPESRLALQTALRGYEQGRSNLNSVLDTEQRVFETMLRLLAVQVEQQGRLAEIERLIGSDL, encoded by the coding sequence TTGACGCTGGCGCGGCGGATGAACCCCGAGGTTGCCGTAGCAGCACTCGACTCGGAGGCCGCGCTCGCCCGGGTCGATGCCGCGGGCCGGTTACCCGATCCGACGTTCATCACGGAATTCAAGGACATCGATCGGGAGCGGCAGAGCGCGCTTCCCGAGAAGCTTGCCCGGGTTGAGTATAAGATTCAGCAGGAATTTCCGTTGTGGGGAAAGCTCGGCCTGCAGGAGGACGTCGCGCGGGCACGCGCTGGTGCGACGCGTGAGACGCAGCGTGCCATCGAGTTGGAGATCGCGGCACGGATCAAGACGGTATTCGCCGCCTACTATGCGGCGTTTGAAAACTGGCGGCTGACAAAAGACTTGTACGGCACTGTCGCCACGCTCGCCGACGTCACCCAGAGCCGCTATGCCCAGGGACTTGGCGAGCAGGAAGACGCGATCCGCGCCGAGGTCGAGAAAACTAGACTGCGGACCGAGTTGGTTCGGTTCGAAGCCGATCAACGCCAGTCGGCGGCACAACTCAATGCGCTACTTGATCGCGTCGAAGACATGCCGCTCGCTGCGCCAGAATCCCTGCGGCCCTTGCCCGATGACTCGTTGAGCGTGTCCGAGTTGCTTGAACGCGCGCGAATCAATAACCCGACGCTAGGCGCCGCGCAATCGCAGATCATTGCTGCTGAAGGGGACAAGGCATTGATCCGAAAGAGCTGGTACCCGGATGTGACGCTCGGCGTCACCTTCCAGCAATTCGTCGACCAGGAAGGGAGACGTTCGCCGGGTTACGAAGCGATGATCGGCACGACGATCCCTTTGCAGTGGGGACTGCGCGAGGCGTGGGAGCGCGAGGCCTCCGCGAACCTCGCCGCCGCTCGCCGCCGCCGCGATAGCGCCGCCGCGAGTGTGCGGGGCGAACTTGCCGACTCATTTTATGGCCTGGAGGGCCTGCGGCGGATCGGAACGCTGTTGAAAGACGTCCAGCTGCCCGAGAGCAGACTGGCGCTCCAGACAGCCCTGCGCGGTTACGAACAGGGACGCTCCAATCTGAACTCGGTGTTGGATACGGAGCAGAGGGTGTTCGAAACGATGCTGCGGCTGCTTGCAGTACAGGTCGAACAACAAGGGCGCCTTGCAGAGATCGAGCGGTTGATCGGGAGCGACCTGTGA
- a CDS encoding FixH family protein, with protein MQRMFGVLLIAATLSLGANHEASAAAEDYAFEAATAKVGQGSDAIVGVRLLNKASGKPVANAVIFQTRLDMSPENMGGMTSKVTPVAFEEPGVYCFEVDLSMAGRWALTLAAKVPGEQETVRGEVDVVATE; from the coding sequence ATGCAACGGATGTTCGGCGTACTGCTCATTGCCGCCACGCTATCTTTAGGCGCGAACCACGAGGCAAGTGCAGCCGCTGAAGATTATGCCTTTGAAGCCGCGACGGCGAAGGTCGGGCAGGGCAGCGATGCGATTGTTGGTGTACGGCTGCTGAACAAGGCATCCGGCAAACCGGTCGCGAACGCGGTCATCTTTCAGACGCGGCTCGACATGTCGCCCGAAAACATGGGTGGCATGACCAGCAAGGTTACGCCCGTGGCATTCGAGGAACCCGGCGTCTACTGCTTCGAAGTAGACCTGAGCATGGCGGGTCGCTGGGCGCTGACACTAGCGGCCAAGGTTCCGGGCGAGCAGGAAACCGTACGCGGCGAGGTCGACGTCGTTGCCACGGAATAG
- a CDS encoding efflux RND transporter periplasmic adaptor subunit, whose protein sequence is MRLVVVVPVVVLVAAGAAYGGYWFARHHAPGLSTGTSAGTHPADLAKGAWAIGASDRKVLYYKDPMGKPDVSPVPKKDDMGMDYIPVFEDEEPSLEPAAPSQADHAHGAPADRKVLYYRNPMGLPDTSPVPKKDPMGMDYIPVYTDQGQDDGSVVTVSPARVQMLGVRTETAARRTLMRPVRAVGTVQFSERQMTVVSTKFEGWIETLYVNTTGEPVRRGEPLMQIYSPLLVQTQQEYVDAAKMAASLQGGDVESETAAARLVEGALQRLRYLDVPQAEVLRLQRERQANRTIAWPAPFSGIVLEKMVFDGMRFMPGEPLFKIAGISPIWVIAEVFEQDLAHVAIGQPATITVKAYPGRSFQGRVAYIYPTVGQETRTGTVRIEIPNPSGELKADMYASVELDTHASAPKVLTVPDSAVIDNGVRQVVLIERAEGRYEPRPVKVGAKADGYTEIRDGVKEGEDVVISANFLIDAESNLKAALSAFTAGEHQHP, encoded by the coding sequence GTGAGACTTGTCGTCGTCGTGCCAGTCGTCGTGCTCGTCGCGGCCGGCGCCGCCTACGGTGGCTACTGGTTCGCCCGTCATCACGCGCCGGGTCTGTCAACCGGAACGAGCGCAGGCACTCACCCCGCGGACCTTGCCAAAGGGGCATGGGCCATCGGGGCTTCGGATCGCAAGGTCCTCTACTACAAGGATCCGATGGGGAAGCCCGACGTCTCGCCGGTGCCGAAGAAGGACGACATGGGGATGGACTACATCCCCGTTTTCGAAGACGAGGAACCCTCGCTGGAGCCCGCAGCCCCATCGCAGGCGGACCATGCCCACGGCGCACCGGCGGACAGAAAGGTTCTCTATTACCGCAATCCGATGGGTCTGCCCGACACGTCGCCGGTTCCGAAGAAGGATCCGATGGGGATGGACTACATTCCCGTCTACACCGACCAGGGGCAGGACGACGGTTCAGTGGTCACGGTCAGCCCGGCGCGGGTGCAGATGCTGGGCGTGCGCACCGAGACGGCGGCGAGGCGGACCCTGATGCGGCCGGTGCGCGCCGTCGGCACGGTTCAGTTCAGCGAACGCCAGATGACCGTGGTCTCGACCAAGTTCGAAGGCTGGATCGAGACTCTCTACGTCAATACGACGGGTGAGCCGGTGCGACGCGGCGAGCCGCTGATGCAGATCTACAGTCCGCTCCTGGTGCAGACCCAGCAAGAATACGTCGATGCGGCGAAGATGGCGGCGTCGCTCCAAGGCGGCGATGTGGAAAGCGAAACCGCGGCGGCTCGGCTTGTCGAAGGCGCCTTGCAGCGGCTCCGTTATCTCGATGTCCCGCAGGCCGAGGTGCTGCGGTTGCAGCGCGAGCGGCAGGCCAATCGGACGATCGCCTGGCCGGCGCCGTTTTCCGGCATCGTGCTGGAAAAGATGGTGTTCGACGGCATGCGGTTCATGCCTGGGGAGCCGCTCTTCAAGATCGCCGGGATCTCGCCGATCTGGGTGATCGCTGAAGTGTTTGAGCAAGATCTGGCGCATGTCGCGATCGGTCAGCCGGCGACGATCACGGTGAAGGCCTATCCCGGCCGCAGCTTCCAGGGCCGCGTTGCCTACATTTATCCGACCGTTGGGCAGGAAACCCGCACCGGAACGGTCCGCATCGAAATTCCCAATCCCAGCGGTGAACTCAAGGCCGACATGTACGCCAGCGTCGAACTGGATACCCACGCGAGCGCGCCGAAGGTGCTGACTGTCCCGGATTCGGCGGTGATCGACAACGGTGTTCGCCAGGTGGTGCTGATCGAGCGCGCCGAAGGCCGCTACGAGCCGCGCCCGGTGAAAGTCGGCGCCAAGGCGGACGGCTACACTGAAATCCGCGATGGCGTGAAGGAGGGAGAAGATGTGGTCATCAGTGCCAACTTCTTGATTGACGCGGAGAGTAATCTGAAGGCCGCGTTGAGCGCCTTTACCGCCGGGGAGCACCAGCACCCATGA
- a CDS encoding response regulator: MEPEAHILVVDDDSQVRQLIARFLRESGYRASSARDGIEMRETLAAAKIDLIVLDLMLPGASGLDLCRELRAGSSVPIIMLTAKGEDTDRIVGLELGADDYLPKPFNPRELLARIRAVLRRAAAQPDADLVIGGRLITFAGYTLDTQRRDVTSAGGVAIDLSGGEYDLLLAFIEHPNRILSRDQLLDLSRNRSAEPFDRSIDVQVSRLRRKLEAGETSPVLIKTVRGAGYIFVPTVSRL; the protein is encoded by the coding sequence CTGGAACCGGAAGCCCACATTCTCGTCGTCGATGATGACAGTCAGGTCAGGCAGCTGATTGCGCGCTTCCTGCGCGAGAGTGGCTATCGTGCATCCAGCGCCCGCGACGGCATCGAGATGCGTGAGACCCTCGCTGCGGCAAAGATCGATCTGATCGTCCTCGATCTGATGCTGCCGGGGGCCTCGGGTCTCGATCTGTGCCGGGAACTGCGCGCGGGCTCGTCGGTGCCGATCATCATGCTGACCGCCAAAGGCGAGGATACCGATCGGATCGTCGGACTCGAACTAGGCGCCGACGACTACCTGCCGAAGCCGTTCAACCCGCGCGAACTACTGGCGCGCATCCGGGCCGTCCTGCGGCGGGCGGCCGCCCAGCCCGACGCCGATCTGGTGATCGGTGGTCGTCTGATCACGTTCGCCGGCTATACCCTAGACACGCAGCGGCGCGATGTGACGTCAGCCGGCGGCGTCGCGATCGATCTGAGCGGCGGAGAATACGATCTGCTGCTGGCTTTCATCGAGCACCCGAACCGGATTCTCTCGCGCGATCAACTGCTCGATCTGTCGCGGAACCGATCGGCGGAGCCGTTCGATCGAAGCATCGACGTCCAGGTCAGCCGGCTGCGACGCAAGCTGGAGGCCGGCGAAACGTCGCCGGTGCTCATTAAAACCGTTCGCGGCGCCGGCTACATCTTCGTGCCGACGGTCAGCCGGCTGTGA
- a CDS encoding efflux RND transporter permease subunit: MIGGLIRWSAHNLILVLIGTVFIVAGGIYAVAKTPLDAIPDLSDVQVIVFTEYPGQAPQVVEDQVTFPLTTAMLAVPHSKVVRGLSIFGASFVYIIFEDGTDIYWARSRVLEYLNFASKQLPQGVTPTLGPDATGVGWVYQYVVTSAKRTLAELRTLQDWYIRFGLTKAQGVSEVASIGGFVKTYAVTVDPLRLKSYDIPLSRVMDAIRQSNMDVGGRVIEMTETEYLVRGQGYLHGIADLEQIVLKVDSLTPVLLRDVARIELGPDERRGLTELNGEGEVVSGIAVQRYGGNALEVIRNVKEKIKEIAPSLPKDVSIETVYDRSDLILRAIETLKGTLIEESIIVALVCIVFLLHVRSALVAIIMLPVGVLMAFTAMHALGISSTIMSLGGIAIAIGAMIDAAIVMIENAHKHLERAAPGTPRIKSLVDAAVEVGPSLFFSLLIITVSFLPIFTLEAQEGRLFKPLAYTKTFSMAAAAFLSVTLVPALMVLFIRGRIIAEHRNPINRFMIWIYRPVISVVLRAKVITIALAFLVLGASVWPATRLGTEFMPALNEGTLLYMPVTLPGLSITKVAELLQTQDKIIKSFPEVASVYGKAGRAGTATDPAPTEMFETVINLKPEAEWRAGLTVDGLIAEMDRALQFPGISNAWTMPIRARIDMLSTGIRTPVGIKLFGPDLEGLEKVAREIEQAVRTVPGTTSAFAERVMGGYYVNIEPDRAALARYGLMVGDVQEVVKSGLGAEAVTTTVEGRERYTVNVRYPQAFRADPQAIAENVLIPLPNRNAIPLGQVAKVSLSKGPPSVRTENAQLVVYIYVDFRDRDIGSYVADAKKIVADRVQFPQGYYITWSGQFEYLQRAEARMKVVVPVTLLIIFLLLYLNFRRLTETLIVMLSLPFSLIGGLWFVWYLGFNLSVAVVVGFIALAGVAAETGVIMLIYLDHAWTGIKARRAEEGRPPTRGDLYEAIMFGAVERVRPKMMTVIAIMSGLMPILWSTGTGSEVMRRIAVPMIGGMVSSTILTLIVIPAIYGLVKGVGLPSGAPATQPQHPATSPAG; this comes from the coding sequence ATGATCGGCGGGCTGATCCGCTGGTCGGCGCACAACCTCATCCTGGTGCTGATCGGTACGGTGTTCATCGTCGCCGGCGGCATCTATGCGGTGGCGAAGACGCCACTCGATGCCATTCCAGACCTTTCCGACGTCCAGGTGATCGTCTTTACCGAGTATCCGGGCCAGGCGCCGCAAGTGGTCGAAGACCAGGTGACCTTTCCGCTGACCACGGCGATGCTGGCGGTGCCGCACTCCAAGGTGGTCCGCGGCCTGTCGATCTTCGGGGCGTCGTTCGTCTACATCATTTTCGAAGATGGAACCGACATCTATTGGGCGCGCTCGCGTGTCCTCGAATACCTGAACTTCGCCTCGAAGCAGTTGCCGCAAGGCGTCACGCCGACGCTCGGCCCCGACGCCACTGGCGTCGGATGGGTCTATCAGTACGTCGTCACCAGCGCCAAGCGGACCCTGGCCGAGCTGCGCACGCTGCAGGACTGGTACATCCGCTTCGGTCTGACGAAGGCGCAAGGCGTGTCGGAAGTCGCCAGCATCGGTGGCTTCGTCAAGACCTACGCTGTCACCGTCGATCCGCTCAGATTGAAGTCATACGACATCCCGCTGTCACGGGTGATGGACGCGATCCGGCAGAGCAACATGGATGTCGGCGGACGGGTTATCGAGATGACCGAGACCGAGTACCTAGTGCGCGGCCAAGGTTACCTGCACGGAATAGCGGACCTGGAACAAATCGTTCTTAAGGTCGACAGCCTGACGCCCGTCCTGTTGCGCGATGTCGCCCGGATTGAGCTGGGACCGGACGAGCGGCGCGGCCTGACCGAGCTAAACGGCGAGGGCGAGGTGGTCAGCGGCATCGCCGTACAGCGTTATGGCGGCAACGCCCTCGAAGTCATCAGAAACGTCAAAGAAAAGATCAAGGAGATTGCCCCCAGCCTGCCCAAGGATGTGTCAATCGAGACCGTCTACGACCGCTCCGATCTTATCCTTCGAGCGATCGAGACCCTGAAGGGCACGCTGATCGAGGAGAGCATCATCGTTGCGCTCGTTTGCATCGTGTTCCTGCTGCACGTCCGCAGCGCGCTGGTCGCGATCATCATGCTGCCCGTCGGTGTCCTGATGGCCTTCACCGCCATGCACGCGCTCGGCATCAGCTCGACGATCATGTCGCTGGGCGGCATCGCGATTGCCATCGGCGCGATGATCGACGCTGCCATCGTGATGATCGAGAACGCCCACAAGCATCTGGAGCGTGCCGCCCCGGGTACGCCGCGCATCAAGTCGTTGGTCGACGCGGCGGTGGAAGTCGGCCCGTCGCTGTTCTTCTCGCTGCTGATCATCACCGTCTCCTTCCTGCCGATCTTCACATTGGAAGCGCAGGAGGGGCGGCTGTTCAAACCGCTCGCCTACACCAAGACGTTCTCGATGGCCGCCGCGGCGTTCCTGTCGGTCACGCTGGTGCCGGCTCTGATGGTGTTGTTCATCCGCGGCAGGATCATTGCGGAGCACAGGAACCCGATCAACCGGTTCATGATCTGGATCTATCGTCCGGTCATATCCGTGGTCTTGAGGGCCAAGGTGATAACCATCGCTCTCGCCTTCCTCGTGCTCGGTGCCTCGGTCTGGCCGGCGACGCGGCTCGGCACCGAGTTCATGCCGGCTCTGAACGAGGGCACGCTGTTATACATGCCGGTGACGTTGCCGGGACTTTCGATCACCAAGGTGGCGGAACTGCTGCAGACCCAGGACAAGATAATCAAGTCGTTTCCGGAGGTGGCGTCAGTCTATGGCAAGGCCGGGCGAGCCGGGACGGCCACCGACCCGGCGCCGACCGAAATGTTCGAGACCGTCATCAACCTCAAGCCCGAAGCGGAATGGCGTGCCGGCCTGACCGTCGACGGCCTGATCGCCGAGATGGATCGGGCACTGCAGTTCCCCGGCATCAGCAACGCATGGACGATGCCGATCCGGGCGCGCATCGACATGCTCTCTACCGGCATTCGCACGCCGGTCGGCATCAAGCTGTTCGGCCCCGACCTCGAAGGACTGGAAAAAGTCGCCCGCGAAATCGAACAGGCGGTGCGCACGGTACCGGGGACGACCAGCGCCTTTGCCGAACGGGTAATGGGCGGATACTACGTCAACATCGAGCCGGACCGGGCGGCGCTCGCCCGCTACGGGCTGATGGTCGGCGACGTGCAGGAGGTGGTGAAGAGCGGGCTCGGCGCCGAGGCGGTGACGACCACCGTCGAAGGCCGCGAGCGCTACACGGTCAACGTCCGCTATCCGCAGGCGTTTCGTGCCGATCCCCAGGCTATCGCCGAGAACGTGCTGATCCCGCTGCCGAACCGCAACGCCATTCCGCTGGGCCAGGTGGCGAAGGTTAGCCTCTCGAAAGGCCCGCCCAGCGTGCGCACCGAAAACGCCCAACTCGTCGTTTATATCTACGTCGATTTCCGCGATCGCGACATCGGCAGCTACGTTGCCGATGCGAAGAAAATCGTCGCCGATCGCGTGCAGTTTCCACAAGGATACTACATCACCTGGAGCGGTCAGTTCGAATATCTGCAACGCGCCGAGGCACGGATGAAGGTCGTCGTGCCAGTAACGCTGTTGATCATCTTTCTGCTGCTGTACCTGAACTTCCGGCGCCTGACCGAAACATTGATCGTCATGTTGAGCCTGCCGTTCTCGTTGATCGGCGGGCTGTGGTTCGTCTGGTACCTGGGCTTCAACCTGAGTGTCGCCGTCGTCGTCGGCTTCATCGCGCTTGCCGGTGTCGCCGCCGAGACCGGCGTCATCATGCTGATCTATCTCGACCACGCCTGGACCGGGATCAAGGCCCGTCGCGCCGAGGAAGGCCGGCCGCCGACGCGCGGCGACCTTTACGAGGCGATCATGTTCGGCGCGGTGGAGCGAGTGCGGCCGAAGATGATGACGGTGATCGCGATCATGTCGGGTCTGATGCCGATCCTGTGGTCGACGGGCACGGGTTCGGAGGTGATGCGTCGGATCGCGGTGCCGATGATCGGCGGCATGGTTTCCTCAACCATCCTGACACTGATCGTCATCCCGGCGATCTACGGCCTGGTCAAGGGGGTGGGGCTGCCATCCGGCGCACCCGCGACCCAACCCCAACATCCCGCAACCAGCCCGGCCGGCTGA
- a CDS encoding IS110 family transposase: MKHYAGLDVSVKETSVCIVDEAGAICCEGKVPSHPEDLARLLRDTAWRLVRVGLEAGPLSQWLFSGMAEAGLPVVCIETRHTKAFLKAQVNKSDRNDARGIAQMMRVQLFRPVHVKTLTSQKHRALLTARKLLQEKFIAIENDIRGLLRNFGLKVGVVGVLKFDQRIRELVEGLPDLVEIMEPLLASRKQLREAFMALHRRLLAIVRDDAVCRRLMTIPGVGPVVSLAFRSTIDSPARFTSSKAVGPALGLTPVLHQSGESHRLGRISLCGDEMMRHLLYEAAQVMLTRAQTWSWLKAWAMSIAKRRGQQKAIVALARRLAVIMHRMWMDGTEFRWTRESIPASV, encoded by the coding sequence ATGAAGCACTATGCCGGTCTGGACGTTTCGGTCAAAGAGACCTCGGTGTGCATTGTCGACGAAGCGGGCGCGATCTGCTGCGAAGGGAAGGTGCCGAGCCATCCGGAGGATCTGGCGCGGTTACTCAGGGATACAGCCTGGCGGCTTGTCCGGGTCGGTCTCGAGGCCGGGCCCTTGTCGCAATGGCTGTTCAGTGGGATGGCGGAAGCCGGATTGCCGGTGGTCTGCATTGAAACCCGGCACACGAAGGCGTTCCTCAAAGCCCAGGTCAACAAGAGCGACCGCAATGACGCCCGCGGCATCGCCCAAATGATGCGTGTGCAGCTATTCCGGCCCGTGCATGTGAAGACCCTGACCAGCCAGAAGCATCGCGCCCTGCTGACGGCCCGTAAGCTGCTGCAGGAGAAATTCATCGCCATCGAGAACGACATCCGCGGCCTGCTGCGCAACTTCGGGCTCAAGGTCGGCGTCGTCGGCGTGCTCAAATTCGACCAACGGATCCGGGAGCTTGTCGAGGGCTTGCCCGACCTCGTCGAAATCATGGAACCGCTCCTGGCATCCAGGAAACAGCTTCGCGAGGCGTTCATGGCACTCCACCGCAGGCTGCTCGCGATCGTTCGAGATGACGCCGTCTGCCGGCGGTTGATGACGATACCCGGCGTCGGTCCGGTCGTATCGCTGGCGTTCCGAAGCACCATCGACAGTCCAGCACGGTTCACGAGCTCAAAGGCTGTCGGCCCAGCCTTGGGGTTGACGCCCGTGCTGCATCAATCGGGAGAGAGCCACCGGCTGGGTCGGATCTCGCTGTGCGGGGACGAGATGATGCGTCACCTGCTCTACGAAGCCGCTCAGGTCATGCTGACGCGAGCACAGACATGGTCGTGGCTGAAGGCCTGGGCGATGAGCATCGCCAAACGGCGCGGTCAGCAAAAGGCGATTGTCGCGCTCGCCCGCCGACTGGCGGTGATCATGCATCGCATGTGGATGGACGGCACGGAGTTCCGCTGGACCAGGGAGAGCATACCGGCTTCTGTCTGA
- a CDS encoding ATP-binding protein → MRRLAKVDLLILDDWAMTDLTAQQRRDLMEIVDDRYDRRAIILATQVPVDRWHDMIGDPTYADAILDRNVRNATRHELKGESLRKTRTAAAMIATAN, encoded by the coding sequence ATGCGTCGGCTGGCCAAGGTCGACCTGCTCATTCTCGACGACTGGGCGATGACCGATCTGACCGCTCAGCAGCGCCGCGATCTGATGGAAATCGTCGATGATCGGTACGACCGCCGCGCCATCATCCTCGCCACCCAGGTGCCGGTCGATCGCTGGCACGACATGATCGGCGATCCGACGTACGCCGACGCCATCCTCGATCGCAACGTTCGCAACGCCACCCGGCATGAGCTCAAGGGCGAGTCCCTGCGCAAAACCCGCACCGCTGCCGCGATGATCGCCACCGCCAATTAA
- a CDS encoding FixH family protein, giving the protein MRLLRSPEVCLPSPALGVLTAALIAVSSLAHAADRSQEYRFEVVDQPVAVGTHSEFNLKLTWTSTGQPVEDATITRGHLEMTMPHFAHKGSMPMATTMGGEVKLLGAPSPGLYRLMGDVSMPGTWKLDIIATVPSEAEPVEGTATFEARQ; this is encoded by the coding sequence ATGCGCCTTCTTCGTTCGCCCGAAGTTTGCCTACCATCCCCTGCGCTGGGAGTGCTGACCGCCGCCCTCATCGCAGTTTCGTCGCTCGCCCATGCCGCCGATCGATCACAAGAGTACCGTTTCGAAGTGGTCGATCAGCCGGTCGCCGTCGGCACCCACAGCGAATTCAATCTCAAGTTGACATGGACGTCAACCGGGCAGCCGGTGGAGGATGCCACGATCACCCGGGGCCATCTGGAAATGACAATGCCTCACTTCGCGCATAAGGGGTCGATGCCGATGGCGACCACCATGGGCGGAGAAGTCAAGCTGCTCGGAGCGCCGTCGCCCGGTCTCTACCGGCTGATGGGAGACGTTTCCATGCCCGGGACTTGGAAACTCGACATCATCGCGACGGTCCCGAGCGAGGCGGAGCCCGTCGAGGGCACAGCGACGTTCGAGGCCCGCCAGTAG
- a CDS encoding HAMP domain-containing protein: MRRLVPDTLAGRTIVILVIGLGLFHLWSIWIYQIGTENLLGSTREQGLAEHLVSAIHALDELPADQREPTAHALSSPDLEVHWSRSSLMSDRTVETERLADLRRRIRQLAPALAEHRLRFGYADDAERHRHLLLASMQLGDGSWVTFSLNAFRQGATVEHDVLGSLTAMAVGIIVVSVLLVRSMTAPLRALADAADRVGTDISAQGAPEAGPREIRQVAKAFNTMRSRIRRLITDRTQTLAAVSHDLKTPLTRLRLRAEFVGDRELRASIDADLDEMERMIDSALAFLRGDETGEEGRTSDIGSILKTICDHLGDTGDDVVLSGDHFAPLHCKPLAIKRALSNLIENAVKYGGRARVSLTDGADEVIVMIEDDGPGIAETERERVFDPFYRIEGSRSRETGGSGLGLTVARTVVRAHGGDITLQTRNCGGLRVLVALPKSAAR; this comes from the coding sequence GTGAGGCGGCTGGTTCCCGACACACTCGCCGGACGGACTATCGTCATTCTGGTGATCGGCCTCGGATTGTTCCATCTGTGGAGCATATGGATCTACCAGATCGGCACGGAAAACCTTCTCGGCTCGACACGCGAGCAAGGCTTGGCCGAACATTTGGTGTCCGCAATACATGCCCTCGACGAACTGCCGGCGGACCAGCGGGAACCGACGGCACATGCCCTTTCCTCGCCCGATCTGGAAGTCCATTGGAGCCGGTCGAGCCTGATGAGCGATCGGACCGTCGAGACCGAGCGCCTTGCCGATCTGCGGCGACGCATCCGCCAACTGGCGCCCGCGCTCGCCGAGCATCGGCTGCGCTTCGGCTATGCGGACGACGCCGAGCGGCATCGCCACCTGCTTCTGGCGTCGATGCAACTCGGAGATGGCAGCTGGGTGACATTCAGCTTGAACGCCTTCAGGCAGGGCGCGACGGTCGAGCACGACGTCCTTGGCTCACTCACCGCGATGGCGGTGGGCATCATCGTCGTTTCGGTCCTTCTTGTCCGCTCAATGACGGCTCCGCTGCGGGCCCTTGCAGACGCAGCGGACCGGGTCGGCACCGACATTTCCGCGCAAGGGGCGCCGGAAGCAGGGCCGAGGGAGATCCGCCAGGTAGCCAAAGCGTTCAATACGATGCGCTCGCGGATCCGGCGGCTGATCACGGACCGAACGCAAACCCTGGCCGCCGTTTCCCACGACCTGAAGACACCCCTCACCCGGTTGCGGCTGCGTGCCGAATTCGTCGGCGACAGAGAGTTGCGCGCGTCGATCGACGCCGACCTCGACGAGATGGAGCGAATGATCGATTCCGCGCTGGCTTTTCTCCGCGGCGACGAGACCGGCGAGGAAGGCCGGACGAGCGACATCGGCTCCATCTTGAAAACGATCTGCGATCACTTGGGGGATACCGGCGACGACGTTGTGCTGTCAGGGGATCATTTCGCGCCCCTTCATTGCAAGCCTCTGGCAATCAAGCGCGCCCTGTCGAACCTGATCGAGAATGCGGTCAAGTACGGCGGGCGGGCGCGGGTCTCGCTGACAGACGGGGCGGACGAAGTGATTGTGATGATCGAGGACGACGGGCCGGGGATTGCCGAAACCGAGCGCGAACGGGTGTTCGATCCGTTCTATCGCATTGAAGGCAGCCGCAGCCGCGAGACCGGCGGTTCGGGGCTGGGTTTGACCGTCGCCCGCACGGTGGTCCGCGCGCACGGCGGTGACATCACGCTGCAGACCCGGAACTGCGGCGGCTTGCGCGTCCTCGTTGCGTTGCCGAAGTCCGCCGCTCGATAG
- a CDS encoding DUF2231 domain-containing protein, with protein MLPVHPILVHFPIALLTVSLAADALASVRVSTEARALGFWCLVLAAVGAAGAVMTGLVDMHRADLAMATHGYVHLHRDIGWVLLAVILLLAVWRLRIRRRSGPGGRVGRAYLASAAAAFTLLVFQGWFGGELVYGHGAGVAAASQGVVSPEQGQKGLAPFSRFTGHADPHGGHNH; from the coding sequence ATGTTGCCTGTTCATCCGATCCTCGTGCATTTCCCAATAGCCTTGCTGACGGTTTCGCTCGCTGCGGATGCCCTCGCCTCCGTGCGCGTGAGCACGGAGGCGAGGGCGCTGGGCTTCTGGTGCCTCGTCCTCGCGGCGGTCGGCGCGGCAGGCGCGGTTATGACCGGTCTCGTTGATATGCACCGCGCCGATCTGGCGATGGCGACGCACGGATACGTTCATTTGCACCGCGACATCGGATGGGTGCTGCTTGCCGTCATATTGCTGCTGGCGGTCTGGCGTTTGCGGATCCGGCGCCGCAGCGGTCCTGGCGGACGTGTGGGGAGGGCCTACTTGGCGTCAGCCGCAGCGGCTTTCACGCTTCTCGTCTTCCAGGGTTGGTTTGGTGGCGAACTGGTGTACGGCCACGGCGCCGGTGTCGCCGCAGCCAGCCAAGGGGTCGTGAGCCCCGAGCAAGGGCAGAAGGGGCTGGCACCATTTTCCCGATTTACCGGACACGCGGACCCGCATGGTGGACATAACCACTGA